AATCATCTCGGAGAAGCACGAGGAGGCAATGGCCAAGTTTggtgcgacgctcgcccagggcctgctcgacgccggcggccgcaaTGCCACGATTAGCCTGCAGGGCCGTGGTGGCAGCATCAACACGCCGGCGATCGTCGGCATGGCGCTCTTTACGCAGTACTGGTACTGGTTCCCGatggcgctctttgcgtcGCTCTCCTTTACGCCGACAGCGATCATCGGCCtctcgcgcacgctcgccttGCCGGACGTGGAGCTGGtgagccgcgcgcgtccaAGCCTCTTTGCGTATCCCCCGCCGGTCGAGACGCCTTCCGAGAAGAAGCTTGAAAAGGTCGAGACCGCCGTGCTGAGCACCACGGCCAAGTCGCAGGCCCGCCAGCGCACCaaggagaagaagaagGCGCAGCTGGAGGGTGAGGCGATGGAGCAGGACGAAAAGCCCAAGACGGAGGAGAAGccggccgaggaggagaagCCGGTCAAGCGTCCCGAGcccaaggaggagcgcatcaAGAACTGCTCGCGCGTCACGCCGTACCAGCTCAAGTATGTCGCGTTCCCTCCTTCGTCGCGCTTCCAGCCCGTGCGCCCGATCCTCGGCAACCGTGCCGACGTCTGGCAGGACAcggcggcgatcggcgcgcttcCCGCGCtgagcaccgcgccgcgcgacgaggaggcggccACGACGCGCCACCCCGAGCcgtcgcaggcgcgtcAGCTGAACTACTCGGtgaccggcggcggcggcggcatcctcatgctgctcgaccgcgaccCCTCGAAGCCGTACGACACGCTCCCGCTGCAGGGCAagggcgacgacggcaaGGAGGACAAGACGGCCGAGGAAGACACGGCGGCTGCGATCCAGTCCGCGCCGGATACCGACGAAAAAGAAGCGACGAGCGTCCCGGGCGCGGAaagtgcgccggcgcagtcGGAAGACGTAGACATGCCGGAAGCCCCCGAGGCGAGGTAGACGAAACTATGGGCTATGCTATGCCTTCATCGCATCAAGGACGGCAGCAAGCCGGTCCACCGCATCCGGGCGGATCTGGTGGTGAAAGACCAGGCGTGGGGGGCACATCGTGATGGGcgggtcgagcgccgcggcgcggcgcacgagctcctggGGATCGTAGCCAGCGGCCCCCGCGTCGAACCACACCATGTTGGTCTCGGTCGGAAGAATGAGGGGAATGCCGCGCTCGGTCAGcattgcggcgcagcggcgcgccatgTCGTGCGTTCCACGCAGCTTGGGAAAGACATCGTGCACGGCCACAtgcgcggccgacgtcaGGACCGCCGACTGGCGCATGCCCGCACCAAACAGCTTGCGGAacgtgcgcacgcggcggagcAGGTCTGCCGGGCCAACGAGAATCGAGCCGATCGGCGCACCGATGCCCTTGCTGAGGCACAAGCTCACCGTGTCAAATGGGCGGcagagctcgtcgagcccCAGGCCCGTCTCCGCCGCAACGTTCCAGAGACGCGCGCCATCGAGGTGCATGATGAGGcccgcgtcgtgcgcccaGTTGCTGATACGCACGATCTCGTCCTGCGGAAAGATGGTGCCGCTGAGCGTATTTTCCAGCTCGATcacgcgcgtcggcgcatAGTGTTGGTCCTCTTCGAGCACGGCGTGTGCCTGGATatcctcgagcgtgagATGGCGCGCGTTGCTCGGCACGACCGtctgcgtcgctgcgcgcgaaTGGTACGCGAGGCCCCCGGTCTCGTATGCGTATACGTGCGCGCGTTTGTCGCAGAGAACGCTCACGGGCCCCCCCGCGCGGGTCAggtgcgcgtgcagcgcaagctgGTTCGAGAGCGTGCCCGAGGGCAGAAAGAGCGCAGCTTCCTTGCCGGTGGCTTTGGCGATGAGGTCCTGGAAGAGCGTCGTGGTGgggtgctcgaggtgcacatcgtcgccgcactgtgcctcggccatcgccgtgcgcatcgcctgcgTCGGCAGCGTCACAGTATCGCTGTAGAGATTGTAGCCGATCTGTGCGTAGGTCGCCGCGTCTTCTTCCGCCGTCGGGCGCTGGAACGGTGCAATGATCGGGCGTGCCACGTCCCGGCCCGCGGGCAGGACGTGCTCGCGGATCATCTCGCCCGCCGCCTTGGTGCCGTTGGTCACTCCCGACTGGACCGCCTTGTAGACCATGGAGATATGGTTGGGGTTGCGCAATTTGGCCAATTTCATAATTCATATCGGGCTCCCGATCGACTACGATGGCGGCCCAACGAATTTTGGTGGTGGGCGGCAACGGCTTTGTGGGTAGGTGGCGTGACTGACACAGGTTCCGCGGTATGCAAGCAGGCGATTCTACGTGGATGGGACGTGCTGAGTATCAGGTAGGCAGCGCAACTAAcccagctcgagcggccgccCTTTTCGTACGCCCAAGGGCCACGCCCCGGACTGGACGCAGTCCAAGCAGATGGAGTGGCACAAGGCGGATGCGTTCCAGCCGAGCGACTACCGTGACCTGATCGCCGGATGCACCGGCGTGGTGCACACGATGGGCATTCTGCTCGAGTCGCAGTACAAAGGCTCTGacggctcgctcgcgggCATTGTCCAAGGCCTCGCCAAGGGCTGGGGCTTTGGCAGCCAAGGCAACCCCCTCAAGGAGGACGCGGTGACGTACGAAAAGATGAACCGCGACTCGGGTACGTTTTCCTTGCTAACGCAGCGCTTGCGGTCGCCTCGACCTAtgccgagacgcagcgGGCCAAGCACAACTGCGAGATGCCGTTTGTCTATCTGTCCGCCGCCGACATTATGCGCCCCCTCATTTCCCCGCGCTACATCTCAACGAAGCGCGAGGCAGAGATCGGCATCGCCAAaatcgccgagcaggagcagccgccgacgctgcgctccgTCTGCCTGCGCCCCGGCCTGATGTACCACCCCCACACGCGCCCGTGGTCTACGGTGCCTGCCACTCTACTGGACGCGTCCCACTACTTGCACAAGCAGCACAAGAAGTGGAAGGTGCCCGtgccgtcgcccgccgACGTGCTGTCGAGCAAAGcgacgcccgaggcgctccgccCAATGTCGGCTGCGCTCACGACGCCTCCCCTCCACGTCGACACCGTCGCACAGGCGGTCTGTGAAGCGATCGACCTCGATAgtgtgcgcggcgcgctcgacgtggatACCATCCGCCAACTGGCCGGCTGGCCGGGCGGCCTGGACGATTAGCAAAGTAGACACCTCTCTCCCGATCTGCGCTGGGGCCTCCACATCGCCGCTCATACCGACCGATCACGTGcacacgcgccggcgccggtatgcgctgcgcccgtgGCCAGGCACGGTCGACGACCATGTCGCTCTGGGCAGGATTCACCTGGTATGTTGTGTGTGCTTACGCAGCTATGTGTCGCAAGGTATGCAAATGAGCTCACACAGACGCCTATACCTTTGTCCCGACCAACCGTGGCGATCCCCCCCGTCCGCTGCAGAAGCTTGTGGTGAACCGCAAGCAGAATGCACTGTCGCTGCAGAGTACGTACTGTGGCTAATGCAGATGTGGTGCCCGGTGAACAGGTGGTGAAGCCCGAGAAGCAGTTTATTGTGCATGGCATTCTCGGCATCATTACGCTGCACACGACCGACTTTCTGATTGTCGTGACGAACCGCAAGAAGGTTGCGTGCATCGGCGGTGCGAATGTGTACCTCGCCACCGACTTCCGTATGCTCCCCCTGAAGAGCGACGCGAACCccacgctgctgcgccaccCCGTCGAGAAGCGCATGCTGAGCCTCGTGAAAGAGTCGCTCTATTCTGGCCCTCTGTACTTCTCCTACGAGTTCGACCTGACCAGCAGCTTCCAGCGCCAGGTCAAGGTCGGCGGTGGCGTGGGCCccacgcgcgagccgctgtGGAAGCGTGCGGATGAGCGCTTCTTCTGGAACTACCGCctgcaggagcgcctgATGCAGCACCCCGAGGACCTCTCGGCCTTTATCATGCCGGTCATGTTTGGTTTCCTCGAGGTCAAGGTTGCGTCGATCAACAGCCGTTCGTTCTTGCTCGGCCTgattgcgcgccgcgcgcgctaCCGTGCCGGCACGCGCTACTTCTCGCGCGGTATCGACCAGGCGGGCCATGTGTCCAACTTCAATGAGACGGAGCAGTttgtgctgctcgacccTCCCAAGAGCCCCGAGCCGAAGGACATGGAGGACATTGAGGGCAAGGCGCGCATGAGCTTTGTCCAGACCCGTGGCTCTGTGCCCGTGTACTGGGCTGAGATCAACAATCTGCGCTACAAGCCCGACCTGCTGATCCCCGAGGACCCCCGCACGCTGCCCGCTGCCGAGAAGCACCTCAGCGAGCAGGTGTCGACGTACGGCAAGAACTACCTCGTGAACCTCGTGAACCAGAAGGGCTACGAGAAGCCCGTCAAGGAGGCGTACGAGCGCGTGGTGGCGCAGCTGAGCAGCCCTCTGCTGCAATACACCTACTTTGACTTCCACCACGCGTGCAAGGGCATGAAGTTTGGCAATGTCAAGCTCCTcctggagcagctcgagcgcgagggcCTTACGAGCAACGACTACTTTTCCCTCGACACGAACGGCGCGCCccgcctgcagctgcaAAAGtcggtcgtgcgcacgaACTGCATGGACTGTCTCGACCGGACGAACGTCGTGCAGAGCACCCTTGCGCGCTGGGTGCTCAACGACCAGCTGCGTAGTGTCGGCGTCATTGGCCCGTCCGACACGGTGGAGAACCACGCGGATTTCTTGCACGTCTTCCGCAACGTCTGGGCAGACCACGCGGACGTTATCAGCAAGGCCTACTCTGGCACCGGTGCGCTCAAGACCGACTTTACACGCACCGGCAAGCGCTCGTTCGAAGGCGCGCTGCAAGACGGTGTGAACTCGCTCACGCGCTACGTGAAGAACAACTTCTTTGACGGCAAGCGCCAGGACGCCTACGATCTCTTTACCGGCGCCTGGGACCCCGTGTCGCAGACGCCGTACGTTGACGAGCGCCCgtggctcgtgcgcctgaTGCCGTGGGTGCTTGTACTCTCCATCCTCTTTATTGCGCTCTCGttcgtgctcgacgcggacccTCGGCGCCCGTACAAGGTGGACACGGGCCCGATCAACGTCTTTGTCCTTTTCTGGGTGGTccttgcggcggtcgcgctgcgcttcaTCGTCAAGCGCGGTGTGCTCTACGTTGGCTGGCCGACGCTCAACCGCCCGGTGGCGCTCATCGAGTACACCGGCCCGGGCTACTATTCCGGCCTCAAGGGCCGCACCGGCACCCCCAACGACCCcaagcggcgcctcgccgcgaaAAAGGTCCAATAGTCCCGTCCACTAGCTATCACGTGATCTTCGTCGTGTCGCACCGTAGGCACCACCATGTTCTGCGCAAGTACGTCGTCTGGCTAACGCAGTTTctggcgaggcgcccaagGAGCCTGTCGTCTCGACAAAGAGCGGGCTTCTCTTTGAAAAGCGGCTCATCGAGCGCTACATTGACGAGAACGGCAAGGACCCGATCACGAACGAGGAGCTGAGCCTCGACGATCTCGTCGCGGTCAAGACGTGTATGTGTTCCGACTTAcccagcgccgcacacgGCATTcccgcgcccgccgacgcACTCGAGCGTGCCATCGCTGctggtcgcgctgcagaaCGAGTACGATGCCATGATCTTTGAGACACTCGCGCTCAAGAAGCAGtacgacgcggtgcgccaggacctcgcgcacgcgctgtATACGAACGACGCCAGCACGCGCGTCATTGCGCGGCTCATgaaggagcgcgacgaggctcGCGAGTACGTGTCTTTTGCTAACGCAGCGCCCTCGCCAACGTCCACActtcgctcggcgtcgcgccgcagagCGACGATGTCGAGATGGCACCGGCggagccgagcgccgcgcttccCGCGCAGGTGCTCCAGTCGATCGACGAGACGGCCTCTACGTACGTTGAGATTTTTTTTGTTTTTGCTCACACAGCCTCTCGAGCGGCCGGCGATCGCGGATCAAGCagggtgcgccgcagggctACACGACCCCCACCACTGCGGCGTCCTTGCAGGAGCAGACGGCGATCACgtcgctgcacggcgcaaGTGCGCCTGGTATCACTGCGCTGGATGTCAGCGCTAacggtgcgctgctgctcacCGGCGGCAAGGACAAGGCCGTGCTGGTGCTGGACAGCGCCACGCAAAAGGTCCTGTCGACCTTCAAGGGGCACACCAAGCCCGTGAACGCGGTCGCCTTTGCGGGCCGCGCGAATCCGCCGGtcggtgccgaggccgcacaggcgccggcgccggcgtacGCGGTGAGCGGCAGTGCGGACAAGACCGTGCGTGTGTACGTGGCCAAGGACGACAAGtacgcgcttgcgcacaCGCTCAAGGGCTacagcgacgaggtggTCGGTGTCGACGTGCACCCCACCGACTTGCTGGTCGGTAGTGCGAGCCGCGACCGGACGtgggcgctgcacgcgctcgactcggGTGAGCGTCTCCTGCACGTCGAAGCGCCGcaggaggacgacgaggttGGCTTTGAGTACGCGTCATTTGCGTTCCACCCCGACGGCCAGCTCGCTGCGACCGGTACGGCGgacggcgcggtgcgcgtctGGGACGTGAAGCAGGGCAAGCAGAGCGCCGTGTTCCGTGGACACACtggcgcggtgcacgcgctgcacttTTCGCCGAACGGATACCTGCTCGcagccgcgacgcgcgacgcgcccgaggtCAAGATCTGggacctgcgcaagctcgatgTCGCGCGTACGGTCGAGCTTCCGGAGGGCTACGTCGTGTCGCAGGTCCGTTTCGATCCTacggcgcagctccttgcggTCGTCGGTACAGACGTGCGTGTGTTTGGCGGCAAGGCGCTGAGCCTTGCCTTTACCTATGACCAGAACGCTGCCGAGGAGACTGGTGCGCAGTGGTCGCCCGTCGATGGCGCGCTGGTGGTCGCCGGTCTCGACCGCACGGTGCgtgtgctcggcgcgggcgcagaGGCATGAAAATAGACTCGTAGGGAGCTACGCGCAGGATGCGGAGAAGGGTGGCGTGGGTGGTCGTGTGTCGGTGCTGATTCGATCGAGTGCTGATCACGGCCGCCGATCGTCTCGCTGCCGATCGTGTAGATCAGGTGTCGGCAGCTGATCGTGCCCCGGCCCCTTGCAAGACGCGGGCGCCCCTCCGTCATTCTAGGCAACACTGCCTCCTATTGCCCTCGGCTTTTCTACTTGCGCGCGTTTGCAACGTACGCGCGAATTTTTTCCACGTCCTTGGCCCCGTCGGTCTCTACGCCCGAGCTCGTGTCGAGACCCATCGCGCccgactcgcgcagcgcctcgccgacatTCTCAGGCGTCAGGCCGCCTGCGAGGAAGAAGGGAGTAGGGGCCACCGCGTGCGTCTTGACAAGCTTCGTCACGGCGTCCGACGCGGCAATCGCGCGCGCAACGTCCCACGAGAACGCCTTGCCTGCTCCGCCACCGCCGGCCGTATCCAATAGGATCGCATGGTGGTAGttggggcgcagcgcctggtcgagcgcagggTGCTGCCCACGCTTCCACTCGGTGACGTCCGCCGGGACGTGGACGACACGCAGTACAAAGACGCCCGGCAAGAAGCGCGCCCAGTCCACCGGCTCGAGACGCCCATGGATCTGCaccgcatcgagctgcagcgcggtcgccgcctgcgcaatCTCCTCGACGGTCTGGTCGCGGAACacaccgacgacgagcgggcggcgcgcggccgccgccgcgaggcgctgggcgTGCCAGCTGAACCACTCGGCCGCCACccgcggctcggcgacctcgcgcggcgcacgctggtgcaccgcgtcgacaatcgcacgcgcctcgtcgtgcgAGACGGAGCGCTTGGTGCCCTTGGCGAGGATcatgccgagcaggtcggcgcccgcatccgccgcggccaccgccgcTTCCGGCGTCTTGAGGCCACACACCttgacgaggcggcgcggcacgtcgtctgcgctcggcgtgcggcccTGCAAGTCGGCGATGAATGTACGCTTgtcggcggcacgcataagcgcctcgccgacgagcaccgcgtgcACGCCTTGCGCCTCGTACGCCTCGACGTCCTTGCGGCCTTGGATGCcgctgagcgccgcgaggatCGTCCCTTGGTCGAtcgcggccttggccagctgcgaggtgcgcgacatGTCCACATCAAAGGTGTGCAAGTTGCGGTTGTTGACGCCAATCACCCGGGGGCGCAGCaagagcgcacgctccatCTCCGCCGCCGTGTTGACCTCGACAAGTGGGTCCATGCCGAGGCTCATCGAGTAGTTGTAGAGCGTGCACAGCGttgcgtcgtcgagcatcgcGACAATGAGCAGCACCGTATCCGCACccgcgagacgcgcctcggcgattTGGTATACGTCCACGACAAAGTCCTTGCGCAGGATCGCCGGGCggtccgcgaggcgcgcgacggcctggcgtgcgagcgccaggtcctcgagcgagccTTTGAACCAGGTCGGCTCGGTGAGCACGCTAATTACATTCGCAcccgcgcgcgcgtacgcgagcgcctgtgcgccggcgtgcgccgcgataTCAATATCGCCCTTGGACGGACTCGCGCGCTTCATTTCCGCCATCACGCCGACCGTCTTTTccgcgccacgcagcaggcgctccggaaaagcgacgagcgcagggTCGAGGTGCAAGGCAAGCGAcgcctcgaggtccgcgagcgagcggcccggaagcgcgcgtgcggccgcgacgtcgagcttgcgctgcttgtagatgcgctcgaggatcgTCTCTTTGGCcagcgacgccgccgcgacacCTGCAGACGGGTTCGCGGACCACGAACCCCCCCGCCACGACAAAAAGTTGCCGAGCATATCTTTTCCGTGCTCCGAGATGATGCTCTCTGGGTGGTACTGCACCGCCTCCATCGTGTACTCCTTGTGGCGGACGCCCATAATCACGCCGCtgtcgacgtgcgccgtcgcctcgaggcattccggcagcgccgtgatgcgcgccgcgaggctgTGGTAGCGCGTGCCCGTGATCGGCGAGTCGAGGCCGCGAAAGAGTCCCTTGCCGTCGTGCGTAATGGCCGACGTCTTGCCGTGAAAAATTTCGCCGGCGTACTCGAcgatgccgccgaggccggcgacCATGCACTGCAGGCCCATGCAGATACCCAGGATCGGGATCTTGCCCACAAAGTGCTGGATACACGCCGTCGAGATGCccgcgtcctcgagcgggTGGCCAGGCCCCGGGCTGATCACGAGGTTCACCGgctccaggcgctcgatcgTCTCGAGGGTCACCTTGTCGTTCCGAAAGATGACGAGgttcgcgccgcgcgccacgaGGTACTGCGCCACATTGAATGTAAAGCTATCGTAGTT
The Malassezia japonica chromosome 2, complete sequence genome window above contains:
- a CDS encoding low-specificity L-threonine aldolase (COG:E; EggNog:ENOG503NWDM) → MVYKAVQSGVTNGTKAAGEMIREHVLPAGRDVARPIIAPFQRPTAEEDAATYAQIGYNLYSDTVTLPTQAMRTAMAEAQCGDDVHLEHPTTTLFQDLIAKATGKEAALFLPSGTLSNQLALHAHLTRAGGPVSVLCDKRAHVYAYETGGLAYHSRAATQTVVPSNARHLTLEDIQAHAVLEEDQHYAPTRVIELENTLSGTIFPQDEIVRISNWAHDAGLIMHLDGARLWNVAAETGLGLDELCRPFDTVSLCLSKGIGAPIGSILVGPADLLRRVRTFRKLFGAGMRQSAVLTSAAHVAVHDVFPKLRGTHDMARRCAAMLTERGIPLILPTETNMVWFDAGAAGYDPQELVRRAAALDPPITMCPPRLVFHHQIRPDAVDRLAAVLDAMKA
- a CDS encoding uncharacterized protein (COG:I; BUSCO:EOG09262ZZ8; EggNog:ENOG503NVV8), whose amino-acid sequence is MAAQRILVVGGNGFVGSAVCKQAILRGWDVLSISSSGRPFRTPKGHAPDWTQSKQMEWHKADAFQPSDYRDLIAGCTGVVHTMGILLESQYKGSDGSLAGIVQGLAKGWGFGSQGNPLKEDAVTYEKMNRDSALAVASTYAETQRAKHNCEMPFVYLSAADIMRPLISPRYISTKREAEIGIAKIAEQEQPPTLRSVCLRPGLMYHPHTRPWSTVPATLLDASHYLHKQHKKWKVPVPSPADVLSSKATPEALRPMSAALTTPPLHVDTVAQAVCEAIDLDSVRGALDVDTIRQLAGWPGGLDD
- the SAC1 gene encoding Phosphoinositide phosphatase sac1 (COG:I; EggNog:ENOG503NUMD; TransMembrane:2 (o540-562i574-596o)), producing MSLWAGFTCYVSQDAYTFVPTNRGDPPRPLQKLVVNRKQNALSLQNVVPGEQVVKPEKQFIVHGILGIITLHTTDFLIVVTNRKKVACIGGANVYLATDFRMLPLKSDANPTLLRHPVEKRMLSLVKESLYSGPLYFSYEFDLTSSFQRQVKVGGGVGPTREPLWKRADERFFWNYRLQERLMQHPEDLSAFIMPVMFGFLEVKVASINSRSFLLGLIARRARYRAGTRYFSRGIDQAGHVSNFNETEQFVLLDPPKSPEPKDMEDIEGKARMSFVQTRGSVPVYWAEINNLRYKPDLLIPEDPRTLPAAEKHLSEQVSTYGKNYLVNLVNQKGYEKPVKEAYERVVAQLSSPLLQYTYFDFHHACKGMKFGNVKLLLEQLEREGLTSNDYFSLDTNGAPRLQLQKSVVRTNCMDCLDRTNVVQSTLARWVLNDQLRSVGVIGPSDTVENHADFLHVFRNVWADHADVISKAYSGTGALKTDFTRTGKRSFEGALQDGVNSLTRYVKNNFFDGKRQDAYDLFTGAWDPVSQTPYVDERPWLVRLMPWVLVLSILFIALSFVLDADPRRPYKVDTGPINVFVLFWVVLAAVALRFIVKRGVLYVGWPTLNRPVALIEYTGPGYYSGLKGRTGTPNDPKRRLAAKKVQ
- a CDS encoding RING-type E3 ubiquitin transferase (EggNog:ENOG503NV8G; BUSCO:EOG092642I5; COG:S) encodes the protein MFCAISGEAPKEPVVSTKSGLLFEKRLIERYIDENGKDPITNEELSLDDLVAVKTSPHTAFPRPPTHSSVPSLLVALQNEYDAMIFETLALKKQYDAVRQDLAHALYTNDASTRVIARLMKERDEARDALANVHTSLGVAPQSDDVEMAPAEPSAALPAQVLQSIDETASTLSSGRRSRIKQGAPQGYTTPTTAASLQEQTAITSLHGASAPGITALDVSANGALLLTGGKDKAVLVLDSATQKVLSTFKGHTKPVNAVAFAGRANPPVGAEAAQAPAPAYAVSGSADKTVRVYVAKDDKYALAHTLKGYSDEVVGVDVHPTDLLVGSASRDRTWALHALDSGERLLHVEAPQEDDEVGFEYASFAFHPDGQLAATGTADGAVRVWDVKQGKQSAVFRGHTGAVHALHFSPNGYLLAAATRDAPEVKIWDLRKLDVARTVELPEGYVVSQVRFDPTAQLLAVVGTDVRVFGGKALSLAFTYDQNAAEETGAQWSPVDGALVVAGLDRTVRVLGAGAEA
- the TRP3 gene encoding anthranilate synthase / indole-3-glycerol phosphate synthase (MEROPS:MER0045094; COG:E; BUSCO:EOG09261OLD; EggNog:ENOG503NU49), with translation MHDEESDGRIVIPGPLGPEHGVTVMIDNYDSFTFNVAQYLVARGANLVIFRNDKVTLETIERLEPVNLVISPGPGHPLEDAGISTACIQHFVGKIPILGICMGLQCMVAGLGGIVEYAGEIFHGKTSAITHDGKGLFRGLDSPITGTRYHSLAARITALPECLEATAHVDSGVIMGVRHKEYTMEAVQYHPESIISEHGKDMLGNFLSWRGGSWSANPSAGVAAASLAKETILERIYKQRKLDVAAARALPGRSLADLEASLALHLDPALVAFPERLLRGAEKTVGVMAEMKRASPSKGDIDIAAHAGAQALAYARAGANVISVLTEPTWFKGSLEDLALARQAVARLADRPAILRKDFVVDVYQIAEARLAGADTVLLIVAMLDDATLCTLYNYSMSLGMDPLVEVNTAAEMERALLLRPRVIGVNNRNLHTFDVDMSRTSQLAKAAIDQGTILAALSGIQGRKDVEAYEAQGVHAVLVGEALMRAADKRTFIADLQGRTPSADDVPRRLVKVCGLKTPEAAVAAADAGADLLGMILAKGTKRSVSHDEARAIVDAVHQRAPREVAEPRVAAEWFSWHAQRLAAAAARRPLVVGVFRDQTVEEIAQAATALQLDAVQIHGRLEPVDWARFLPGVFVLRVVHVPADVTEWKRGQHPALDQALRPNYHHAILLDTAGGGGAGKAFSWDVARAIAASDAVTKLVKTHAVAPTPFFLAGGLTPENVGEALRESGAMGLDTSSGVETDGAKDVEKIRAYVANARK